From Planctomycetota bacterium, one genomic window encodes:
- a CDS encoding PSD1 and planctomycete cytochrome C domain-containing protein, with protein MTGATLSKFAAAAVFLLGTAPAQERSHVPPAGRVEFNRDIRPILSDMCFRCHGPDKGSNASGLRLDTREGLFGERPGGGRAVVPGKPAESELWKRISSRDRDVVMPPPDVPKKLSRGQIALLKRWIEEGAPWEGHWAYLPPRRPPVPKVRDASSVRNAIDAFILARLEREGLAPSPEADRVTLLRRLSFDLVGLPPEIEEVDAFRADRSEDAYEKQVERLLASPHYGERMAIFWLDIVRYGNSRGYHSDNPRRVDPYRDYVIQAFNENMPFDRFTVEQLAGDLLPEPALRQRVASCFNKLNLTTEEGGAQAKEYEHKTNADRVRALGTVWLGATLGCAECHDHKFDPFTMRDFYSLAAFFADIREAPIGDRDEGILVPSSEEEAELRRLDEEIARARRALETVTPEIAAAQEAWEKSAGAADPWTVLRPSSLRASGKATLTLREDGSVAAGGENPDRDTYTVEVEVPFEGATGLRLEALADPSLPASGPGRADNGNFVLTRFSVRAGGKEIPLREASATHAQEGYPVAGALDKKAGSGWAILPHAGRNHAAAFEFKEPLPAGVKKLTVTLEYASPFARHAIGRFRLSATAIRHPARAGLLPDAVKAALAVPAAARTPEQKARVAAHYRAIAPELEPLRAELARAEKARADFVKKIPTCLVSEAAPPRTVRIRPRGNWMDDSGEIVLPATPKFLPPLGVEGRRATRLDLARWLVAPENPLTARVFVNRLWRLFFGMGLSRSLDDLGAQSEWPVHPELLDWLAVEFMESGWDVKHLVRLIVTSRTYRQTSVPRPELKERDPFNRLLARQSRWRLDAELVRDNALAVSGLLVRRIGGPSVFPYQPKGYWAFLNFPAREWPTSTGADLWRRGVYTWWQRTFPHPSLVAFDAPQREECCAERPRSNIPQQALALLNDPTYVEAARAFAERILRRGGSGDEDRLAWAFRCALSRPPASRELEIMAGLLRKHRAEYAADPKAAESLIRAGASPVPRDLPAPELAAWTSVARALLNLHETITRN; from the coding sequence ATGACCGGGGCGACCCTCTCGAAATTCGCGGCGGCGGCGGTGTTTCTTCTCGGGACGGCGCCGGCGCAGGAAAGAAGCCATGTTCCCCCTGCCGGTCGCGTCGAATTCAACCGCGACATCCGTCCGATCCTCTCGGACATGTGTTTCCGGTGCCACGGGCCGGACAAGGGGTCCAATGCTTCGGGCCTCAGGCTGGATACCCGCGAAGGGCTCTTCGGCGAGCGGCCGGGAGGAGGCCGCGCGGTCGTCCCCGGCAAGCCCGCCGAAAGCGAGCTCTGGAAGCGCATCTCTTCGCGCGACCGCGACGTGGTCATGCCCCCGCCGGACGTGCCCAAAAAGCTCTCGCGCGGCCAGATCGCGCTTCTGAAGCGATGGATCGAGGAAGGGGCGCCCTGGGAGGGACACTGGGCGTACCTGCCGCCGCGGCGGCCGCCGGTTCCCAAGGTCCGGGACGCCTCCTCCGTCCGGAACGCCATCGACGCGTTCATCCTGGCGCGCCTCGAGCGGGAAGGACTCGCGCCCTCGCCGGAAGCCGACCGCGTCACGCTCCTCCGCCGGCTGAGCTTCGACCTCGTCGGGCTGCCGCCGGAGATCGAGGAGGTGGACGCCTTCCGGGCGGACCGTTCCGAGGACGCGTACGAGAAGCAGGTGGAGCGGCTTCTGGCGAGTCCTCACTACGGCGAGCGCATGGCGATCTTCTGGCTGGACATCGTCCGCTACGGCAACAGCCGCGGATACCACAGCGACAACCCCCGCCGCGTGGATCCCTACCGGGATTACGTGATCCAGGCCTTCAACGAGAACATGCCGTTCGACCGGTTCACGGTCGAGCAGCTCGCCGGGGATCTGCTTCCGGAGCCGGCGCTGCGCCAGCGGGTGGCGTCCTGCTTCAACAAACTCAATCTGACGACCGAGGAGGGCGGCGCCCAGGCCAAGGAATACGAGCACAAGACCAACGCCGACCGCGTCCGCGCCCTCGGCACCGTGTGGCTCGGGGCCACCCTGGGCTGCGCCGAGTGCCACGACCATAAGTTCGATCCCTTCACCATGAGGGACTTCTACAGCCTGGCCGCCTTCTTCGCGGACATCCGCGAGGCTCCCATCGGGGACCGGGACGAGGGAATTCTCGTGCCTTCCTCCGAGGAGGAGGCCGAACTGCGCCGCCTGGACGAGGAGATCGCCCGGGCGCGCCGGGCGCTCGAAACGGTCACTCCGGAGATCGCCGCCGCCCAGGAGGCTTGGGAGAAATCCGCGGGAGCCGCGGATCCGTGGACGGTGCTGCGCCCCTCTTCTCTGCGCGCGTCCGGCAAGGCGACGCTGACGCTTCGCGAGGACGGGTCCGTGGCCGCCGGCGGCGAGAATCCGGATCGCGATACCTACACCGTGGAGGTGGAGGTGCCGTTCGAAGGAGCGACGGGCCTGCGGCTGGAAGCTCTGGCCGATCCCTCCCTTCCGGCCTCGGGTCCCGGGCGCGCGGACAACGGCAACTTCGTCCTGACGCGCTTCTCGGTCCGGGCGGGAGGCAAGGAGATCCCGCTCCGGGAGGCCTCCGCCACGCACGCCCAGGAGGGTTACCCGGTGGCCGGCGCCCTCGACAAGAAGGCGGGGAGCGGGTGGGCGATCCTTCCGCACGCCGGGCGAAATCACGCGGCGGCGTTCGAATTCAAGGAACCGTTGCCGGCCGGAGTGAAAAAGCTCACCGTGACGCTCGAATACGCCTCTCCGTTCGCCCGGCACGCGATCGGGCGTTTCCGGCTTTCGGCCACGGCGATCCGTCATCCCGCCCGGGCGGGATTGCTTCCGGATGCGGTGAAGGCGGCGCTGGCGGTTCCGGCGGCGGCGCGTACCCCCGAACAGAAGGCGCGGGTCGCGGCCCACTACCGCGCGATCGCCCCCGAGCTGGAGCCGCTTCGCGCGGAGCTGGCGCGGGCGGAGAAGGCCCGCGCGGATTTCGTGAAGAAAATCCCCACGTGTCTCGTGTCCGAGGCCGCGCCTCCGCGCACGGTCCGGATCCGCCCCCGGGGCAACTGGATGGACGATTCCGGCGAGATCGTGCTTCCGGCGACCCCGAAGTTCCTGCCCCCGCTCGGCGTCGAGGGCCGCCGGGCCACGCGGCTGGACCTGGCGCGGTGGCTGGTGGCGCCGGAGAATCCCCTCACGGCCCGGGTGTTCGTCAACCGGCTGTGGCGGCTTTTCTTCGGGATGGGGCTTTCGCGTTCGCTCGACGATCTGGGGGCGCAGAGCGAGTGGCCGGTCCACCCGGAGCTTCTGGACTGGCTGGCGGTGGAGTTCATGGAAAGCGGCTGGGACGTCAAGCACCTGGTGCGGCTCATAGTCACGTCGCGGACGTACCGGCAGACCTCGGTGCCGAGGCCGGAGCTCAAGGAGCGGGATCCGTTCAATCGCCTTCTGGCGCGCCAGTCGCGCTGGCGGCTGGACGCGGAGCTGGTGCGGGACAACGCGCTGGCGGTGAGCGGGCTCCTGGTGCGCCGGATCGGCGGCCCGAGCGTCTTCCCCTATCAGCCCAAGGGGTACTGGGCGTTCCTGAATTTCCCCGCCCGGGAATGGCCGACGTCCACGGGGGCGGATCTCTGGCGCCGGGGGGTGTACACCTGGTGGCAGCGGACGTTCCCGCATCCGAGCCTGGTGGCGTTCGACGCCCCGCAGCGCGAGGAGTGCTGCGCGGAGCGGCCGCGCTCGAACATTCCGCAGCAGGCGCTGGCGCTGCTCAATGATCCGACGTACGTGGAAGCGGCGCGGGCGTTTGCGGAACGGATCCTGCGGCGGGGGGGCTCGGGGGACGAGGATCGCCTGGCCTGGGCGTTCCGGTGCGCGCTTTCGCGCCCGCCCGCGTCCCGGGAGCTCGAAATTATGGCGGGGCTTCTGCGGAAGCATCGGGCCGAGTACGCGGCGGATCCGAAGGCGGCCGAGAGCCTCATCCGCGCCGGCGCGTCGCCCGTCCCGCGGGATCTTCCGGCGCCGGAGCTGGCGGCCTGGACGTCGGTGGCGCGCGCGCTTCTCAACCTGCATGAGACGATTACGAGGAATTAG